The Parus major isolate Abel unplaced genomic scaffold, Parus_major1.1 Scaffold325, whole genome shotgun sequence genome includes a region encoding these proteins:
- the TM6SF2 gene encoding transmembrane 6 superfamily member 2, with amino-acid sequence GDGRGGKGGGGGGGGGRLRAHPALSPAGKYSPELSPSFLFSLPYLLLLTWAGLRLFRQPRPLPNLSPEQMAEEQRKPLYQRPQDLLLILILILTAAFTFFRGMVVLDCPADSCFDYTYLHEPYLRDPVGYPKVQMLIYLFYLLPFLILAIYGLALPACSWLPDWSLVVAGGCPQAQFAHVGSSLHSRTPFPYQTPDEVLWIFLLSNILYALGPQLLALRCLRSPAFFLLLPAAPGTARHKKYL; translated from the exons GGAGAcgggagaggaggaaaaggaggaggaggaggaggaggaggaggaaggctccGTGCCCACCCCGCGCTCTCTCCCGCAGGGAAATACAGCCCTGAGCTGAGCCCGTCCTTCCTCTTCAGCCTGCCctacctcctcctcctcacctggGCCGGGCTCCGGCTGTTCCGGCAGCCGCGGCCGCTGCCGAACCTCAGCCCCGAGCAG ATGGCGGAGGAGCAGCGCAAACCCCTCTACCAGCGGCCCCAGGacctgctcctcatcctcatcctcatcctcaccgCTGCCTTCACCTTCTTCAGGGGGATG GTGGTCCTGGACTGCCCGGCCGATTCCTGTTTCGACTACACCTACCTGCACGAGCCCTACCTGCGCGACCCCGTGGGTTACCCCAAAGTGCAG ATGCTGATCTACCTGTTCTACCTGCTGCCCTTCCTCATCCTCGCCATCTACGGGCTGGCGCTGCCCgcctgctcctggctgcccgACTGGAGCCTCGTGGTGGCCGGAG GGTGTCCGCAGGCTCAGTTCGCACACGTGGGCTCCTCGCTGCACTCCCGCACGCCGTTCCCGTACCAGACCCCCGACGAGGTCCTGTggattttcctgctctccaACATCCTGTACGCGCTGGGCCCGCAGCTCCTGGCGCTGCGCTGCCTGCGCTCCCCGgccttcttcctcctcctccccgctGCCCCCGGCACGGCCCGCCACAAGAAATACCTGTGA